A portion of the Bacillus sp. es.034 genome contains these proteins:
- the pssA gene encoding CDP-diacylglycerol--serine O-phosphatidyltransferase, translating to MKLTKKIPNMVTLGNLYCGFLSIGFAANGQFKNAAVLIIIGMMLDSMDGRLARMLNADSVLGKELDSLADIVTFGVAPSFLVYYTYFFQFGLLGFIVAGLFPLFGAYRLARFNTSPPKSSLHYFVGVPITAAGGILAILTLFGNWIPNIVTTVIFTAMCFLMVSRIRIPSLKEVPLPKYGTIVTIFIGALLYVIFKGTYEEFPYLIYIATPLYIAYLAYRFIRR from the coding sequence GGATTCTTATCCATCGGATTTGCGGCAAATGGACAATTTAAAAATGCAGCAGTTTTAATCATCATTGGCATGATGCTCGACAGTATGGACGGGAGACTTGCAAGAATGCTCAATGCAGACAGTGTTCTCGGGAAGGAATTGGATTCATTGGCGGACATCGTGACCTTCGGGGTCGCACCATCATTCCTTGTGTACTATACATACTTCTTCCAATTCGGATTATTAGGGTTCATAGTGGCAGGTTTATTCCCTTTATTCGGTGCATACCGTCTTGCACGATTCAACACAAGTCCGCCGAAATCATCCCTGCATTATTTTGTCGGCGTCCCTATAACGGCTGCCGGAGGGATCCTGGCCATTCTTACTTTGTTCGGTAACTGGATTCCGAATATCGTGACGACGGTCATTTTTACAGCGATGTGCTTTCTGATGGTGAGCAGGATCAGGATACCGAGCCTGAAAGAAGTTCCGTTACCTAAGTATGGGACGATCGTAACAATCTTTATCGGGGCATTATTGTATGTGATCTTCAAAGGGACATATGAAGAATTTCCTTATTTAATTTACATTGCAACCCCATTGTATATTGCATATCTGGCGTACCGGTTTATAAGAAGATAA